In the genome of uncultured Sphaerochaeta sp., the window CCATAGGCGTGCCTCCACGTTCAGTGTCGACCCGTTTGTCCCTGCTGTCAAGGCTCGGCAAAAAAAGAACAGGCGGTGCATCGCACCGCCTGATGGTCTAGAAGTCTGCAAGTTTCGGAGCTCGGGGATAGGGGATGACATCACGGATGTTTCCCATGCCCGTCACATACTGGACAAGCCGTTCAAAGCCAAGGCCGAAGCCTGCATGGGGGACCGAACCGTACCTTCTCAGGTCGAGGTACCACCAATAGGCCTCCGGATCGAGCTTGAGTTCCTCCATGCGCTTGGTCAGCACCTCGAGGTTTGCCTCTCTTTCGCTGCCTCCGATGATCTCGCCGAGCCTGGGAACCAGAACGTCCATGCCGCGTACCGTCTTCCCATCCTCGTTGAGCTTCATGTAGAACGCCTTGATTTCCTTCGGGTAGTCGGTGACGATGACCGGGCGCTTGCACACCACCTCGGTGAGGTACTTCTCGTGCTCGCTCTGCAAGTCACTGCCCCAGCTTACGGGGAACTCGAACTCATCGTTGTGTTTCTCCAGCTCCTTGACAGCTTCGGTGTAGGTGAGGTGGGCAAACGGGGTGTCCACGATCGTGCGAAGTGTCTCTTCCATGCCGCTTTCGACAAACTTGCTGAAGAAGGCCATATCCTCGCTGCACTTCTCCAAGACGGTCTTGAAGAGATACTTGAGGAAGGCCTCGGCGATCTCCATGTTCTGGGTGAGGTCGCAGAAAGCCATTTCCGGTTCAACCATCCAGAATTCGGAGAGGTGGCGCTTGGTGTTGGAGTTCTCGGCTCGGAAGGTGGGCCCGAAGGTGTAGATGTTCTTCAGGGCCATGGCATAGGTCTCGCCCTCAAGCTGGCCGCTAACCGTCAGGAAAGCCTGCTTGCCGAAGAAGTCCTTGGAGTAATCGACTGTACCTTCCTCTGTCTTGGGGGTGTTGAGCAGGTCGAGCGTGGTCACCAGAAACTGTTCGCCGGCCCCTTCACAGTCACTGGCACTGATGATGGGAGTGTTCACATAGGCAAAGCCGTATTCCTGGAAGAACTGGTGTACGGCAAAGCTGAGAGTGTTGCGTACACGGGCAACCGCGCCGAACATATTGGTTCTTGCCCGGAGGTGGGCGATTTCACGAAGGTATTCGATGGTATGGCGTTTCTTCTGCAAGGGGTAGGTGTCCACCGGACACTCTCCGACCAAGGTGATGTCGGTGCTCGCCATCTCCACATCCTGATTGCCGCCGGCACTCTCTACGATAGGTCCTCTGCAGATGACCGAGCAACCGGTGGTGATGGAAGCGATGAGGTTCTGGTCTGCAAGCTTCTCCTTGTCGATGACCACCTGCAATCCCTTCAAACACGATCCGTCATTCACCTCAAGAAAGCAGACGTTCTTGCTGTCACGCTTGGTACGGACCCAGCCTTCTGCGGTGACCATCTCGTCTGAGCTCTTTCGTTTGAGTAGTGCGGAAATACGTTCTTTCATGGGATTCTCACTCCTTATGGTATTGGGCCATTATGGTTCCTTTGGCCTCAAAGAGTCAATATTTGTCAGCTTCTGGGGTTTTGTTTGCAGAGCGGATGACGTGGAAGTGCCTTCTTCCGTCGTTCTTTGGCCTATTTGGTTCAAGGATTGGTTTTAGGTGTAGGTGTTGTAAGGAATAGGGGACGCAAAGCTTTTATTTTGACAGATTGACAAATAGTGAAATAATGTTTATAAAGTAGATAGTACCTTACATGGAGGACTATATGTATAGAACCATACCCCAAATGTTTGCCGATATCGTGAATCGCTATCCTGCCTACGCAGTACAGATGAGCAAGGACGCCACCGGCGTCTTCAAATCGGTATCGTATTCCGAACTCTACAGTGAGGTGAACAGCCTTGCAGCCTCCTTGTCCAAGCGAGGAGTCAGGCGGGGGGATCTGGTTGGACTGATCAGTGACAACCGCAGCGAATGGCTTGCCAGTGACCTGGCGATTCTTACCCTTGGGGCGGCGGATGTTCCCCGGGGACGGGATGCCATGCCCTATGAGATCAGCTTCATCCTCTCGGTCACCGAAGCAACTTTCTGTTTTGTTGAGAACGCCGTACAGCTTCGCAAGATTCTCAATCTGATCGACAAGCTGCCTCAGCTGAAGACCCTCATTGTCATGGACAGGGAGTTCACCCCGGCCCAGCTTGCTGACACCACTCTTGCCGAAGGGGTGGAAGTCTTGCTCTACCAGAACCTCATCGAGGAGGGAAGGGCCTTGCTCAACGACCGGAAGGTTGCACTCTTCATTGAGCAAGAGCGCAGCAAGGGTACCATTGGGGAAGTGGCGACAATCATCTTCACCAGCGGTACCACCGGAGACCCGAAGGGTGTCATGCTCACGCATCTCAACTTTGCTTACCAGCTAGAGGCGGTGCCCCGCCTTATCCAGAGATTCGCTCCGGGCCAGAGATGGCTGAGCGTACTTCCTGTCTGGCACTCCTTCGAGCGAATCCTGCAGTATGTCATTCTCAGCAACGCCTCCACGGTTGCCTACTCCAAGCCCTTGGGCTCGATACTTCTGGCAGACCTTGCCGTCGTCAATCCCCACTGGATGGGTTCGGTTCCCCGTATCTGGGAAGCCGTCAAGGCCGGCGTCTTTGCAAGCATGAAGACCAAGAGTCCGGTAGCCAAGTCGCTGTTCTCTTTCTTCGTCAAGGTTGCTGCACTCTACAGCCGCAACCGCGACCTGCTGTTCGGGCAAGTGGCAACCTTCAGGAAGCGCAGCAGATTCCTGGATGCACTCGTCGGTTTCCTGCCGACTGTCCTGCTCTATCCGCTCTACCGGCTCGGAAACCATCTGGTCTTTTCCAAGGTGAAGCAGAAGCTGGGCACCAATTTCATAGCCGGAGTAAGCGGTGGTGGATCGCTCAGTGCCGGTGTCGATATGTTTTTCGCCTCCATCGGGGTCAAGCTGCTTGATGGCTATGGACTTACCGAGAGTGCCCCGGTGGTGGCGGTTCGCCCGCTCAAGGCAGGGGTGAAACGGACGGTAAGCCCGCTTCCCGGTACCGAAGTGCGCATCGTCGATGAGACGGGAGAAGAGGCCAAGCCAGGCGCCAAGGGCG includes:
- the asnS gene encoding asparagine--tRNA ligase gives rise to the protein MVTAEGWVRTKRDSKNVCFLEVNDGSCLKGLQVVIDKEKLADQNLIASITTGCSVICRGPIVESAGGNQDVEMASTDITLVGECPVDTYPLQKKRHTIEYLREIAHLRARTNMFGAVARVRNTLSFAVHQFFQEYGFAYVNTPIISASDCEGAGEQFLVTTLDLLNTPKTEEGTVDYSKDFFGKQAFLTVSGQLEGETYAMALKNIYTFGPTFRAENSNTKRHLSEFWMVEPEMAFCDLTQNMEIAEAFLKYLFKTVLEKCSEDMAFFSKFVESGMEETLRTIVDTPFAHLTYTEAVKELEKHNDEFEFPVSWGSDLQSEHEKYLTEVVCKRPVIVTDYPKEIKAFYMKLNEDGKTVRGMDVLVPRLGEIIGGSEREANLEVLTKRMEELKLDPEAYWWYLDLRRYGSVPHAGFGLGFERLVQYVTGMGNIRDVIPYPRAPKLADF
- a CDS encoding AMP-binding protein, translated to MYRTIPQMFADIVNRYPAYAVQMSKDATGVFKSVSYSELYSEVNSLAASLSKRGVRRGDLVGLISDNRSEWLASDLAILTLGAADVPRGRDAMPYEISFILSVTEATFCFVENAVQLRKILNLIDKLPQLKTLIVMDREFTPAQLADTTLAEGVEVLLYQNLIEEGRALLNDRKVALFIEQERSKGTIGEVATIIFTSGTTGDPKGVMLTHLNFAYQLEAVPRLIQRFAPGQRWLSVLPVWHSFERILQYVILSNASTVAYSKPLGSILLADLAVVNPHWMGSVPRIWEAVKAGVFASMKTKSPVAKSLFSFFVKVAALYSRNRDLLFGQVATFRKRSRFLDALVGFLPTVLLYPLYRLGNHLVFSKVKQKLGTNFIAGVSGGGSLSAGVDMFFASIGVKLLDGYGLTESAPVVAVRPLKAGVKRTVSPLPGTEVRIVDETGEEAKPGAKGVVMVRGPQVMKGYYKRQDLTDKVLSKEGWLDTGDLGMWTHKGEFSLCGRAKDTIVLSGGENLEPVPIEAKLCESEFIEQAIVLGQDQKYLAALIVPNRKRIEEYLKEKQIPYLVDKLAGMQEVKDLIERSIGEIISSKQGFKSFEHIVRFKLLTKSFEVGKELSAKQELKRFEINRIYKDEIQELFVS